CCCCTTTGTATTTAAGAAACCTTTCAGATAAGCTGTGGCCGGATAAGGCGTATTCAGCTGTGTGAAGGGTGGTGTAATCAGAAAAACAGCACTCATTTGAGTGCGAAATTAGGGAAACCGGGGGAATAAACGCTGCTACCTGCTGGTAGCAGCGTTTATGGCCTTACTGCAAAGCACTGAAGAGCATATTTATGTAAACAGAATATACATTTTCTGTAACCTCCTTTTATTTCAAACGGAGACATTTTCAATTAATAAATTGCTCCGTGCCTTCCTCTCTTATCAATAAAATTACTGGTTATCAACCTGCGCTTCGATCGTTGACTGTATCGTAGTAGATACAGCTGAGAGCAGATCATAACCTGTAGCAGATTCAATAGCGTCTACGCTGGTACGATAGCTCTTCCAGTCACTGCCAATAGAGTTATTATTCGGTGTATTGATTGCAATCACCCTGGTAGAAGTGGTGATGCGACTCAGGTCACTGTTACCATTAGAAATTACCACCACTACTTTCCAGATATTGCTTGGTACAGTTACATTGCCACCATCGATCGTAGAGGCAGATCCGCTACTACCGGTGCCGCCTGTACCATAGCTGCCCATAATGATGTAGCATTCATTGCCTGCGCTTACGAGGGTTCTGATGTAAGATTCAAAACCTTCCCAGGTAACCTGGTTATTATTCGGTGCCTGTGGAATCATGTTGGTCATCAGGAAGGTAGAAGAATTTGCAGCAACAGAAGAAGTTCTGTCACCTGAAGGACAGTTGTGACCGCGGTCAAAACCACTGCCGGAATAGCTGGTAGAACCTACCTGGTACCAGCCGGAAGGCAATGCAGTATTAGCACGGAAATCATCCTGACGGGAAGTGCTGCCAATGTCAGAACTGTTCAGGTGCCAGCTAACCCAGTTGGGAGTACCTCTTACACTGTTGTAAGATTCGATGTAGTAAGTAGCATCGTACAGGTAATTGGTGGTGTACACAGCGCTGGCTACAGCACCGCTTGGGTTACCTAACAGCAGGTGACTGTTATCGCCGGTTGTACCACCGCCACCGCCGGTCGAAGTACCTGTGGAAACAACTACATCATCGATGTTGATCCTGTTGGTACCGCCAGATACTTTGCGGATAGAGAGCCGGTAGCTGCCTGTAACACTCACGGTGAAGGTAGCAGTAGATAGGGTAGTGGATGAACTGGTCACAGTACTGCCTACCTGTGAGTAGGAGCTGCCACTGTTGGTAGAGATCCAGAGTTGCCATGTACTGCTGCCATCAGAGCCGAATGCAGCGTGTGCAATGGAGATAGTTGTAGCCCCGCCGGTGGCATCGAAGTTCATATTGAGGGTACCGGTGTTGCGGATACGAACGGACTGGGAACCATTCTTAGCATCGGTAGACAGTGTGCCAATGAGGGCGTCGTTGAGGCTCCAGCTACCACTGCTGAGCGTAACGTTGCCAACTGCATAGGCGGTTTTAGTGCCCGACTCGAAAGACTCGCTTAAGGTTGTAGTGGCAGTTGCAGTAACTGCTGCTACAGTTTTCTCCTTGTTAGCGATAGGAGTAGGTGCTTGCTCTTTCTGACAGGATGCGACAATAAGTGCTGCTGCTAATATATATAGCAGGCGATACGACAGATGGGCTTTCATTAAGTTGGGTTTTTATAAGGGTTTTACCAAACTGGAAATTTACGTTATTTAGCGGGGAGGAGGGATTGGAAGGAGGGTTATTATTTTGTTACTAAAAAAAATTACTAAAAAAAGGGGGGATGTGGTAAGCATCCCCTTTTGGATATCAATGATTTCTTCTGTTATTCCTGTTTTGTTGCACAGTAGCTGCACGGTTACTTCTATTTGTCGTACGGTCAGCCTGCCTGTTAGCGCTATTGGTCGTTGCCGTTTGTTTGGCTTCTTCTTTTGTTACTACACCATCCGCAGTAGCAGCCTGCCTGTTGTCAGCATTTGAAGTACGGGTAGTTTGCCTGTTAGTCGAATTCTGTGTAGCCGTTGCCTGACGGTTAGCCCTGTTCGTTTGCGGAACAGTTTGCGCCATGGCCAATGAACTGATGCACATAGATAATACAATGAAGATTTTTTTCATGGTTTTAATTTTATTTTATGACTGAATAAAGCAATGAAGCCGTGAAAGACAAGTACAAAAGGATTCTTACTGATATACCCGGTCGTTAATCCATATCGAACTTTCTCTGTCTCCGGTTGGTAAGTATGAAAGAGCCTATCCCATATCATGAACACACCGCCGAAATTTTTATCAATATAGAGGGGATTGGTCCCATGATGTACCCGGTGTGCAGAAGGTGTATCCAGCACCCCTTCAATAGGTCCCAGTTTACCTACAGCTTCCGTGTGCAAAAAGAACTGGTACAATAAATTCAACGCATAGGAAAGAACAATAAAATCGGGCGGTAATCCAATCAATGCCGCAGGTACAAAAAATAAAGGACTGATCAATGCACTGAACCAGTTCAGCCTGTAAGCTGCTGTGAGGTTCATCAACGGTGAAGAATGATGAATAAGATGAAAGGCCCATAACGGTGCCCAGTGATGAGAACTCCTGTGAAACCAGTAATAGATGAAATCAGCAACAATAAAAGTAAGTATGAAAGTATACCACGTATGTGGCAAATGAAAAGGAGCAAGATCCGTTGCAAATCCTAAGATCCACAACTGGTACCCGGCAAAGATCAATTTAGAAAAATGAAACCCTGCCAGTATCAACAGATTGGTGATCGTCTCATCCAACTGGTAAGCTTTTTTATCTTTCTTCCAGCTCCAGATGATTTCTGCAATGATCAATATTGCCAGAAAGATCAATATGCCGCCTCTGTAATGTCCTGTATGCATGCTGTAAAGGTCATGCATACAGGAAAAACAACAGGCAATAATCCGGGTGAAACAGCTAAAAATGGCGGTGAATTATGCGGCAAAAAACGTGGCATACCCGTTGGCAAATGAAGCAAAATCGCGGGCAGGGATGCCTGTCACATCAACAATTGCAGCACTTATTTCCGCCGCTTCTCCTCTTGCATAGTGTGCATAATCTTCCAGCAGTCCATCTGCCTGCCACTCCGGAAACCCTGCCTGTATCAATGCAGGGCGCATGGCTGCCGCAGGTACATCTACAAACGAAATCTGCTTCCCGGTCGCTGCCGATAAATACGCTGCCATCTCTGCATGGGTAATAGCTGCCGGTCCTGTCAGATCATAGATCTTATTTTCATGCCCG
This Chitinophaga sancti DNA region includes the following protein-coding sequences:
- a CDS encoding DNA/RNA non-specific endonuclease; this translates as MKAHLSYRLLYILAAALIVASCQKEQAPTPIANKEKTVAAVTATATTTLSESFESGTKTAYAVGNVTLSSGSWSLNDALIGTLSTDAKNGSQSVRIRNTGTLNMNFDATGGATTISIAHAAFGSDGSSTWQLWISTNSGSSYSQVGSTVTSSSTTLSTATFTVSVTGSYRLSIRKVSGGTNRINIDDVVVSTGTSTGGGGGTTGDNSHLLLGNPSGAVASAVYTTNYLYDATYYIESYNSVRGTPNWVSWHLNSSDIGSTSRQDDFRANTALPSGWYQVGSTSYSGSGFDRGHNCPSGDRTSSVAANSSTFLMTNMIPQAPNNNQVTWEGFESYIRTLVSAGNECYIIMGSYGTGGTGSSGSASTIDGGNVTVPSNIWKVVVVISNGNSDLSRITTSTRVIAINTPNNNSIGSDWKSYRTSVDAIESATGYDLLSAVSTTIQSTIEAQVDNQ
- a CDS encoding sterol desaturase family protein → MHTGHYRGGILIFLAILIIAEIIWSWKKDKKAYQLDETITNLLILAGFHFSKLIFAGYQLWILGFATDLAPFHLPHTWYTFILTFIVADFIYYWFHRSSHHWAPLWAFHLIHHSSPLMNLTAAYRLNWFSALISPLFFVPAALIGLPPDFIVLSYALNLLYQFFLHTEAVGKLGPIEGVLDTPSAHRVHHGTNPLYIDKNFGGVFMIWDRLFHTYQPETEKVRYGLTTGYISKNPFVLVFHGFIALFSHKIKLKP